The Bdellovibrio bacteriovorus genome includes a region encoding these proteins:
- a CDS encoding TldD/PmbA family protein, whose protein sequence is MNFTEITKKSFNTVADYILGNLQAGEEANVNLHAEESVFIRFNGNKVRQNTTVEQRTLSLLLQKDGKTASFSFSITGDETEDKKRADQWLAEARKECALLPEDPYQVPLKNNGVSDSTFKGALLSEESVVAAITAPAAGVDLAGLYCAGPLISANKNSKGQSHWFATENFFMDYSLYLGEKAVKSVYAGTHWNQKEFEANLAQSKNQLSLMDRPKKTLAPGAYRTYLAPGAVAEMASMFSWGALSFSAYKQGNSALQKLADKEKSLSSLFSVRENFAMGLTHRFNGLGELAPETLNVIQKGQLQSFMTSTRSAKEYSVEANGADGGEYPRAMEILPGSLKEQDILKELGTGLYLSNLHYLNWSDRMNARITGMTRYACFWVENGEIVAPIADLRFDESLYDCLGENLLAVTDFQAVDPMVSTYESRAFGGKKVPGMLIKDFKFTL, encoded by the coding sequence ATGAATTTTACAGAAATTACAAAAAAATCCTTCAATACAGTTGCTGACTATATTCTTGGAAACTTGCAAGCCGGCGAAGAAGCCAACGTCAACCTTCACGCCGAAGAATCGGTGTTCATTCGCTTTAACGGCAACAAAGTTCGCCAGAATACAACCGTGGAACAAAGAACTTTAAGTCTGCTTCTGCAAAAAGATGGCAAGACGGCTTCTTTTAGTTTCTCGATCACTGGTGATGAAACCGAGGATAAAAAACGCGCGGATCAATGGTTGGCGGAAGCTCGCAAAGAGTGCGCACTTCTTCCTGAAGATCCTTATCAAGTGCCTTTGAAAAATAATGGCGTCAGCGACAGTACTTTCAAGGGCGCCTTGCTTTCTGAAGAATCCGTTGTTGCTGCTATCACAGCACCGGCCGCGGGAGTAGACCTTGCGGGTCTTTATTGCGCGGGTCCTTTGATTTCGGCCAATAAAAACTCCAAAGGCCAAAGTCATTGGTTTGCGACGGAAAACTTCTTTATGGATTATTCGCTATACCTGGGCGAAAAAGCCGTGAAGTCAGTCTACGCTGGCACTCATTGGAATCAGAAGGAATTCGAAGCAAACCTCGCGCAAAGTAAAAATCAGTTAAGCCTGATGGATCGTCCCAAAAAGACTTTAGCTCCAGGGGCTTATCGCACTTACCTTGCTCCAGGCGCCGTGGCTGAAATGGCTTCGATGTTTTCTTGGGGGGCTTTAAGCTTCTCGGCTTATAAACAGGGTAACAGTGCTTTGCAAAAACTGGCGGATAAAGAGAAGTCTTTGTCTTCGCTCTTTTCTGTCCGTGAAAACTTCGCCATGGGTTTGACTCACCGATTTAACGGTTTGGGAGAATTGGCTCCGGAAACTTTGAACGTGATTCAAAAAGGTCAATTGCAAAGCTTTATGACCAGCACTCGTTCGGCGAAAGAATACTCGGTGGAGGCCAATGGAGCTGACGGTGGGGAATATCCACGTGCAATGGAGATTTTGCCCGGCTCTTTGAAAGAACAAGACATCTTAAAAGAACTAGGCACGGGCCTTTACCTTTCCAACCTCCATTACTTGAATTGGTCGGATAGAATGAATGCTCGAATCACGGGTATGACTCGCTATGCGTGTTTCTGGGTGGAAAACGGCGAAATCGTGGCTCCGATCGCGGATTTGCGTTTTGATGAAAGCCTTTATGACTGCTTAGGGGAAAATCTTTTAGCCGTAACCGACTTCCAGGCTGTCGATCCGATGGTTTCAACCTATGAAAGCCGTGCTTTCGGTGGAAAAAAGGTTCCCGGTATGCTAATCAAGGACTTCAAATTTACCTTGTAG
- a CDS encoding TldD/PmbA family protein yields MLDLQRTLNQVKSDADWVSLRQVTEKTTHRRVRDEKIDGNSVYFDQGVMVEVLVNGHFGFAGTSDLTESGIKRALGKAVAMARSGSSQKVHNFTTAQRPQAKGIYSSPVIRPIDSLSAKEITDIFVDATKAMKVSDKIISRSAGTMIVETSFHVVNSSGSEVQQNFSIVSTDFSATSGGPGETQTRSDNGGLARCFQVGAEVFDRADILSRSKRIAEESLELLSADNCPDEAMDLLLAPDQMTLQVHESIGHPLEYDRILGDERNYAGWSFVKPEDFGNLQYGSKLMNVTFDPTIADAMASYAFDDSGLKATKEFLIKDGVLVRGLGGLESQARLNLPGVANFRSSSWNRAPIDRMANINLEPGTTKFQDMIASIERGVFMMANKSWSIDDYRNKFQFGCEYAKLIENGKITKTLKNPNYRGTTVKFWNGLKAVSENRETYGSPFCGKGEPNQVIRVGHTTPYCLFSNVEVFGA; encoded by the coding sequence ATGCTCGATTTGCAAAGAACCCTCAACCAGGTGAAGTCCGATGCGGACTGGGTCAGTTTACGTCAGGTCACTGAAAAAACCACACACCGTCGTGTCCGCGATGAAAAAATCGACGGCAATTCTGTCTACTTTGATCAAGGTGTGATGGTTGAAGTTTTGGTGAATGGTCACTTCGGTTTTGCGGGAACAAGTGATCTGACAGAGTCTGGTATCAAAAGAGCTCTAGGAAAAGCCGTTGCGATGGCCAGGTCAGGATCTTCTCAGAAGGTTCATAACTTCACCACAGCTCAACGCCCTCAAGCCAAAGGTATTTATTCTTCTCCGGTGATTCGCCCGATCGATTCTTTATCGGCAAAAGAAATTACCGATATTTTTGTGGATGCGACCAAGGCGATGAAAGTGTCTGACAAAATCATCAGCCGTTCTGCGGGCACAATGATTGTTGAAACGTCCTTCCACGTCGTGAACTCTTCAGGTTCTGAAGTCCAACAAAATTTTTCCATCGTTAGCACGGACTTTTCTGCAACGTCGGGCGGACCTGGCGAAACACAAACTCGTTCTGATAACGGCGGTCTTGCTCGATGTTTCCAAGTGGGTGCGGAAGTGTTCGATCGCGCCGATATTTTATCTCGCAGCAAACGCATTGCGGAAGAGTCTTTAGAACTTCTCTCTGCCGACAACTGTCCTGACGAAGCGATGGATTTGCTTCTAGCTCCAGATCAGATGACGTTGCAAGTGCATGAGTCCATCGGTCATCCACTTGAGTATGATCGCATCTTGGGTGATGAGCGCAACTATGCTGGCTGGAGCTTCGTAAAGCCTGAAGACTTCGGAAACCTTCAGTACGGTTCAAAACTAATGAACGTGACTTTCGATCCGACGATTGCCGATGCGATGGCTTCTTATGCCTTCGATGATTCCGGCTTGAAAGCGACGAAAGAATTTTTGATCAAAGATGGAGTGCTTGTTCGTGGATTGGGCGGTTTGGAGTCTCAAGCACGTTTGAATCTTCCAGGGGTTGCGAACTTCCGTTCTTCTTCTTGGAATCGTGCTCCGATTGATCGTATGGCGAATATCAACTTAGAACCTGGAACAACCAAGTTTCAAGATATGATCGCGTCCATCGAACGCGGTGTTTTCATGATGGCGAATAAATCTTGGTCGATTGATGATTACCGCAACAAATTCCAATTCGGTTGCGAGTACGCAAAGTTGATCGAAAATGGAAAGATCACGAAGACTTTGAAAAATCCAAATTATCGCGGCACGACCGTGAAGTTCTGGAATGGTTTGAAAGCCGTCAGTGAAAATCGTGAAACTTACGGGTCTCCGTTCTGCGGTAAAGGTGAACCCAATCAAGTGATTCGCGTGGGTCACACGACTCCGTATTGCTTATTCTCTAACGTTGAAGTGTTTGGCGCTTAG
- the gcvP gene encoding aminomethyl-transferring glycine dehydrogenase, producing MKIADLSSKNEFIPRHIGPTDSDIHEMLKTLGFNSLDQMADKVIPQQIRTQHNYADVGPGISEYGLLNHLKQMVSKNKVFKNYIGMGYHDTITPTVIQRNIFENPVWYTAYTPYQPEISQGRLEALLNFQTMISDLSGMEISNASLLDEGTAAAEAMFMAHSLCKNKANAFIVSPEMHPHVIEVMGTRAEPLGFEMIVMDPAKYDFAKPVFGVFFQYPNTSGVVEDYADLTKKYKDHGALVTASVDLLAMTLLTPPGEWGADMVVGNSQRFGVPLGFGGPHAGFLATKDAYKRLMPGRLVGVSVDSQGKMALRLALQTREQHIRREKATSNICTAQVLLANMASMYAVYHGPEGLKKIALRVQRLTGILAEGLNKLGLNVSKNAFFDTVTVTTDKAAAIIAQAEKMQMNFRNFGNGKLGISLNETTSLEDVEMIWAAFNGGNAAPFSALSIDEAMKDVEVPAKLTRTSTYMTHPVFHSHHSETEMLRYIHHLQNKDITLTHSMIPLGSCTMKLNATTELVPVSWPEISKLHPFAPTAQAAGLIEMIHDLEKKLCDITGFAAVSLQPNAGSQGEYAGLLVIRKYHQSRGQGHRNICLIPSSAHGTNPASAALVNMQVVVVACDDQGNVDVSDLKAKAEQHRDNLAALMITYPSTHGVFEEGIVEICKIVHDNGGQVYMDGANMNALVGMCRPGVFGPDVSHMNLHKTFSIPHGGGGPGVGPIGVAAHLKDFLPTHSLVPEAGPKTGISATTSAPWGSASILPISWAYITMMGAEGLRKATLVSILSANYIAKKLEAHFPVLYKGKNGLVAHECIVDVREIKKTSGVDVTDVAKRLMDFGFHAPTMSFPVAGTLMIEPTESESKKELDRFIESMVTIRKEITAIETGKIDKENNALKNAPHTAQMLMKPEWNHPYSREEAVYPVEWLRTNKFWPVVGRVDNAYGDRNLICSCPSVEEYT from the coding sequence ATGAAAATTGCCGATCTTTCTTCTAAGAACGAATTTATCCCCCGTCACATTGGTCCCACTGATTCAGACATCCACGAGATGCTTAAAACTTTAGGTTTTAATTCTTTGGATCAAATGGCTGACAAAGTTATTCCTCAACAGATTCGCACTCAGCACAATTACGCCGATGTGGGTCCGGGAATTTCTGAATACGGTCTTTTGAATCATTTGAAACAAATGGTTTCAAAAAACAAAGTTTTCAAAAATTACATCGGCATGGGCTATCACGACACAATCACACCGACAGTGATTCAAAGAAACATCTTTGAAAACCCTGTTTGGTATACGGCGTACACTCCTTATCAACCAGAAATCTCGCAAGGTCGCTTGGAAGCTCTTTTGAATTTCCAAACTATGATCAGCGATCTTTCCGGTATGGAAATTTCAAATGCCTCTTTGCTTGATGAAGGAACAGCCGCCGCCGAAGCGATGTTCATGGCGCACTCTCTTTGCAAAAACAAAGCAAATGCTTTCATCGTATCACCTGAGATGCACCCTCATGTGATCGAAGTTATGGGCACGCGCGCAGAGCCTCTGGGCTTTGAGATGATCGTGATGGATCCAGCGAAATATGATTTTGCAAAACCTGTTTTCGGCGTGTTCTTCCAGTATCCAAATACAAGCGGTGTGGTTGAAGACTACGCAGATCTTACTAAAAAGTACAAAGACCATGGCGCTCTCGTCACAGCATCGGTTGATTTATTGGCGATGACTTTGTTAACTCCTCCGGGTGAGTGGGGCGCTGACATGGTTGTGGGTAACTCACAACGCTTTGGTGTACCACTTGGATTCGGTGGCCCTCACGCAGGGTTCTTGGCAACAAAAGATGCTTACAAACGTTTGATGCCAGGTCGTCTTGTGGGTGTCAGTGTAGACTCTCAAGGTAAAATGGCTTTGCGTTTGGCTTTGCAAACTCGTGAACAGCACATCCGCCGTGAAAAAGCGACTTCGAATATTTGTACAGCGCAAGTGTTGCTAGCGAATATGGCTTCGATGTATGCGGTTTACCACGGACCAGAAGGTCTTAAAAAGATCGCTCTTCGTGTTCAGCGCTTGACTGGCATCTTGGCTGAAGGTTTGAACAAATTGGGTTTGAATGTTTCTAAGAATGCGTTCTTCGACACTGTGACGGTGACGACAGACAAAGCAGCCGCGATCATTGCTCAAGCTGAAAAAATGCAGATGAACTTCCGTAACTTCGGTAACGGCAAGCTGGGTATTTCTTTGAACGAAACAACTTCTTTAGAAGATGTTGAGATGATCTGGGCCGCTTTCAATGGTGGCAATGCCGCTCCTTTCTCGGCTCTATCTATCGATGAAGCGATGAAAGATGTAGAAGTGCCTGCGAAACTGACACGCACTTCAACTTACATGACTCATCCAGTGTTCCACTCTCATCACAGTGAAACAGAGATGCTTCGTTACATCCATCACTTGCAAAACAAAGACATCACATTGACTCACTCGATGATTCCATTGGGATCTTGCACGATGAAGTTGAATGCGACGACAGAGCTTGTACCAGTTTCATGGCCTGAAATCAGCAAGCTTCACCCGTTTGCGCCCACAGCGCAAGCAGCGGGCTTAATCGAGATGATTCATGACCTCGAGAAAAAACTTTGCGACATCACCGGCTTTGCCGCTGTGAGCTTGCAACCGAATGCGGGTTCTCAAGGTGAATACGCGGGTCTTTTGGTGATTCGTAAGTACCACCAATCTCGTGGTCAAGGTCACCGTAACATCTGCTTGATTCCATCTTCTGCACACGGAACAAATCCAGCGTCCGCGGCTCTTGTGAATATGCAAGTCGTGGTGGTGGCGTGTGACGATCAAGGGAACGTTGATGTCAGCGATCTTAAAGCGAAAGCCGAACAACATCGCGACAACTTGGCAGCACTTATGATCACATACCCTTCGACTCACGGTGTGTTTGAAGAAGGTATCGTTGAGATTTGTAAAATCGTTCACGACAACGGCGGACAAGTTTACATGGATGGCGCTAACATGAATGCTCTTGTGGGCATGTGCCGTCCCGGTGTGTTTGGACCTGACGTTTCTCACATGAACTTGCATAAAACATTCTCAATCCCTCACGGTGGTGGCGGTCCGGGTGTAGGTCCTATCGGTGTTGCGGCTCACTTGAAAGATTTCTTGCCGACACACTCTTTGGTTCCTGAAGCGGGTCCTAAAACTGGCATCAGTGCAACGACGTCCGCTCCTTGGGGCAGCGCCAGCATTCTTCCGATTTCTTGGGCTTACATCACAATGATGGGAGCCGAAGGTCTTCGCAAAGCCACTTTAGTAAGTATCTTGAGTGCAAACTACATCGCGAAGAAATTGGAAGCTCACTTCCCTGTTCTTTACAAAGGTAAAAACGGTCTTGTGGCTCACGAATGTATCGTGGACGTGCGCGAGATTAAGAAAACTTCGGGCGTTGACGTGACAGACGTTGCAAAACGTTTGATGGACTTTGGTTTCCATGCTCCGACAATGAGCTTCCCGGTTGCGGGAACTTTGATGATCGAGCCGACAGAGTCTGAGTCTAAAAAAGAACTCGATCGTTTCATTGAATCCATGGTGACTATCCGTAAGGAGATCACGGCGATTGAAACGGGCAAGATCGATAAAGAAAACAATGCTCTTAAAAATGCTCCGCACACGGCGCAGATGTTGATGAAACCTGAATGGAATCATCCGTACTCTCGCGAAGAAGCGGTTTACCCTGTTGAGTGGTTGCGCACGAACAAGTTCTGGCCTGTTGTTGGACGCGTGGATAATGCGTACGGTGACAGAAACTTAATTTGCTCTTGCCCTTCTGTGGAAGAATACACTTAA
- a CDS encoding DUF4286 family protein, giving the protein MVKYLVHVMVRHEVYSEYVDWLKNEHIPEMLALPGFLGAELCLRKGGNLEASSKDIKIIYSMKDEEAMKVYMTEYAMKAREKGLEKFPGQFSAQREVWLETINFTSK; this is encoded by the coding sequence ATGGTTAAATACCTTGTTCACGTGATGGTTCGTCACGAAGTGTATTCTGAGTACGTAGACTGGCTTAAAAACGAACACATTCCAGAGATGCTGGCGTTGCCGGGCTTTCTGGGGGCCGAACTATGTCTGCGCAAGGGTGGAAATTTAGAAGCTTCCAGCAAAGACATCAAGATCATCTATTCGATGAAAGACGAAGAAGCGATGAAGGTTTACATGACCGAATACGCCATGAAAGCCCGCGAAAAGGGTCTTGAGAAATTCCCAGGGCAGTTTTCTGCTCAACGCGAAGTTTGGTTAGAAACTATTAATTTTACGTCAAAATAG
- a CDS encoding actin-binding protein yields MATASFQKILENISANKGVQNLLENFQKLNDEIKKKESELKKTFDQKKEEQIELAWKKYQEIVKVLSTSEAKIEKEVNTTIAKLKKSADDLEKNIAAYKKKAVAQKAKLEKSLFNKTMKKSSSKKTTTKKAAKATTKKAASKPAARKTTKKTTKKA; encoded by the coding sequence GTGGCTACAGCTTCATTTCAAAAAATTTTGGAAAATATCTCTGCTAACAAAGGCGTTCAAAACCTTCTTGAAAACTTCCAAAAGCTGAACGACGAAATCAAAAAGAAAGAGTCTGAGCTTAAAAAAACTTTCGATCAAAAGAAAGAAGAGCAAATCGAACTTGCTTGGAAAAAGTATCAAGAGATCGTAAAAGTATTGAGCACTTCCGAAGCGAAAATCGAAAAAGAAGTGAACACAACAATCGCGAAATTGAAAAAGTCTGCCGATGATTTGGAAAAAAACATCGCGGCTTACAAAAAGAAAGCCGTTGCTCAAAAGGCGAAGCTTGAAAAATCTCTTTTCAACAAAACGATGAAAAAATCTTCTTCGAAAAAAACGACGACGAAGAAAGCTGCAAAAGCGACAACTAAAAAAGCCGCTTCCAAACCAGCTGCTCGCAAGACCACAAAGAAAACGACTAAAAAAGCTTAA
- a CDS encoding MFS transporter has protein sequence MFVACALVVSNLYYNQPLLGMLAREFAVSEKSVSMVPAFTLIGYALGILFLVPLGDMVERRRLMQASMMVAGLFAISLAVSPNILTLGILSFIMGFFNVSATVLISFSANLAKPEERGRIVGIVLSGILIGSLMARTLAGFVAENFGWKMVFIFAGSVNLILAIITQWALPAAESHFHGTYKALLSSTWDLVKTHATVREAALMGAILFGSFSAFWTTLTFLLEGEPFRYTPQTIGLFGALGMIGAFAAPLAGRYADKKGPAATIRLGLYCAMAAFAILAVSSTAVVGVILGVLILDLGIQVAHISNQTRMFEVSAEARSRLSSIYIFSYFVGGALGSYIGSLLWSLGRWPAVSLGGLGFCLGATLLFQRGQKRRAASTKLA, from the coding sequence ATGTTCGTTGCTTGCGCTCTTGTCGTCAGCAACCTCTACTACAATCAACCTTTACTAGGAATGTTAGCGCGTGAATTCGCGGTGAGTGAGAAGTCTGTCTCAATGGTGCCGGCTTTCACCCTGATCGGGTACGCTTTGGGAATTTTGTTTCTTGTACCGCTTGGTGACATGGTCGAACGACGTCGTCTGATGCAAGCAAGTATGATGGTCGCGGGACTTTTTGCGATCTCTTTAGCCGTCAGTCCCAACATTTTAACTTTGGGTATTCTTAGCTTCATCATGGGATTCTTCAATGTCTCAGCGACAGTGTTGATTTCGTTTTCAGCAAATTTAGCAAAGCCTGAAGAGCGAGGACGTATCGTCGGTATTGTGCTGTCAGGAATTCTGATTGGCTCCTTAATGGCGCGAACTTTAGCGGGATTTGTGGCAGAAAATTTTGGCTGGAAGATGGTTTTCATTTTCGCAGGTTCGGTGAATCTGATCTTAGCCATCATCACTCAATGGGCTTTACCTGCAGCAGAGTCTCACTTCCACGGCACTTACAAAGCACTGCTTTCTTCCACTTGGGATTTAGTAAAAACGCATGCGACAGTTCGCGAAGCGGCCTTGATGGGCGCGATTCTTTTTGGATCGTTTTCAGCTTTTTGGACCACTTTGACATTCTTGCTTGAAGGCGAGCCTTTCAGATACACGCCGCAAACCATCGGTCTTTTTGGTGCTTTGGGAATGATTGGTGCCTTTGCTGCGCCTTTAGCAGGACGCTATGCCGATAAAAAAGGACCCGCAGCGACCATCCGCTTAGGTCTTTACTGCGCAATGGCGGCATTTGCGATTTTAGCGGTTTCATCTACGGCCGTCGTCGGCGTAATCCTAGGAGTTCTTATTCTGGATTTGGGCATTCAGGTAGCCCATATTTCAAACCAAACTCGCATGTTCGAAGTCTCCGCTGAAGCTCGCTCACGTTTAAGCTCGATTTACATCTTCAGCTATTTCGTCGGTGGCGCTCTAGGCTCATATATTGGTTCTCTGCTATGGAGCTTAGGCCGATGGCCTGCCGTTTCCTTGGGCGGTCTGGGTTTTTGCTTAGGTGCGACCCTGCTTTTTCAGAGAGGTCAGAAAAGACGAGCGGCTTCGACAAAACTAGCGTAA
- the epmA gene encoding EF-P lysine aminoacylase EpmA → MTRKDYLNLIWKSYPAMPSGAQAAGRIYKIEKDGESLKLTLSRDNKIHKIEFAKAPEHSEFLLEGDLVAVVSATQIVLLAPQKAPLPKRIFNKDLLASWSEYLQGIKDFFTQEEFLELKTPSLVACPGTEPSLDVFSTVLQVGSRKEKLYLPTSPELHLKKALALGAEKIFEIAPCFRNGEITERHQPEFLMLEWYRAYDNLSTIKIDVEKLVVFLAKKLKVEAPKKVRSVSIAELFKHYCDFDLQPDTTKGALKSLATKLGVDVRSAESIDDYFFLIFMEKIESVLPANELIFVEKYPPYQAALARLTEDGWGDRFEVYWKGLELANAFHELNDPGIQRLRSNEDLEKKKDMGKEVVTLDEEFFQCLEAGMPPSGGIALGLERLFMALIGLSDITNVRVFSKS, encoded by the coding sequence TTGACAAGAAAAGACTATCTCAACCTTATTTGGAAATCTTATCCCGCGATGCCGTCTGGTGCTCAGGCGGCTGGGCGCATCTACAAGATCGAAAAAGACGGGGAGTCGCTCAAGCTGACTCTGTCCCGCGATAATAAAATCCATAAAATTGAATTTGCCAAAGCTCCAGAACATTCGGAATTTTTGCTTGAAGGGGATTTAGTCGCCGTCGTATCGGCCACACAAATCGTGCTCTTAGCGCCGCAAAAAGCACCTCTACCGAAGCGAATTTTCAATAAGGACCTGCTGGCAAGTTGGTCTGAGTATCTGCAAGGGATTAAGGACTTTTTCACTCAGGAAGAGTTTTTAGAACTAAAAACGCCATCTTTAGTAGCCTGTCCCGGTACGGAACCCAGCCTGGATGTTTTTTCGACTGTTTTGCAAGTCGGATCCCGCAAAGAAAAGCTGTACCTTCCTACCAGTCCTGAGCTTCATTTGAAAAAAGCTTTAGCCTTAGGGGCTGAAAAGATTTTCGAAATCGCTCCTTGTTTTCGCAATGGTGAAATCACCGAAAGACACCAGCCCGAATTTTTAATGCTGGAGTGGTATCGTGCTTATGACAATCTTTCCACGATTAAAATAGACGTGGAAAAGCTGGTGGTTTTTCTAGCAAAAAAATTAAAAGTCGAAGCTCCCAAAAAAGTGCGCAGCGTGAGCATCGCGGAGCTTTTTAAGCACTACTGTGACTTTGATTTGCAGCCAGACACGACGAAAGGAGCACTTAAATCTCTCGCGACAAAGCTTGGCGTTGATGTGCGAAGTGCCGAAAGTATCGACGACTATTTCTTCCTTATCTTTATGGAAAAAATTGAGTCGGTGCTGCCAGCAAATGAGCTTATCTTCGTCGAAAAATATCCTCCTTATCAGGCGGCTCTAGCCCGCCTTACGGAAGACGGCTGGGGGGATCGCTTTGAGGTGTATTGGAAGGGTTTAGAACTTGCCAATGCCTTTCATGAACTTAACGACCCAGGCATTCAGCGCCTGCGCTCGAACGAGGATCTTGAAAAAAAGAAGGACATGGGGAAAGAAGTCGTGACTCTGGATGAAGAGTTCTTTCAGTGCTTAGAAGCGGGGATGCCGCCTTCGGGGGGAATCGCCTTAGGTCTAGAAAGACTTTTCATGGCATTGATCGGCCTCTCTGACATCACAAATGTTAGGGTCTTTTCAAAATCGTAA